One Streptomyces drozdowiczii DNA segment encodes these proteins:
- a CDS encoding helix-turn-helix domain-containing protein: MSEPRSAPTVGQVVLGKRLQELRERAGLSRDQAAKVLRVTAATVRRMETAEVALKIPYVQALLKAYGISDAENDAFVELAEEANRPGWWQRFHDVLPDWFSMYVSLEGAASLLRMYEPHFVPGLLQTEDYARTVMRTGAVGQTRPEDIERHVALRMERQSLLTRPDAPRLWVVMDETVLRRPVGSVEIMRAQVDKLLESTAMPNVTLQIAEFSTGHHPGTYGPFVLFRFAVPELPDMVYSEYLTGAVYFDARPEVASYLEVMDRMAAQAATAQRTKELLRDFRKEL; the protein is encoded by the coding sequence GTGAGCGAACCGCGGTCCGCCCCGACCGTGGGCCAGGTCGTTCTCGGCAAGCGTCTGCAGGAACTGCGGGAGCGGGCCGGCCTGAGCCGGGACCAGGCCGCCAAGGTGCTGCGTGTGACCGCGGCGACGGTCCGCAGGATGGAGACGGCCGAGGTCGCGCTCAAGATCCCCTATGTCCAGGCACTGCTGAAGGCGTACGGGATCTCCGACGCGGAGAACGACGCGTTCGTCGAACTCGCGGAGGAGGCCAACAGGCCGGGCTGGTGGCAGCGGTTCCACGACGTGCTGCCGGACTGGTTCAGCATGTACGTGAGCCTGGAGGGGGCCGCGAGCCTCCTGCGCATGTACGAGCCGCACTTCGTCCCCGGACTGCTCCAGACCGAGGACTACGCGCGGACGGTGATGCGCACCGGAGCCGTCGGCCAGACCCGGCCGGAGGACATCGAGCGCCATGTGGCGCTGCGGATGGAACGGCAGTCCCTGCTGACCCGACCGGACGCCCCACGCCTGTGGGTGGTGATGGACGAAACCGTTCTGCGCCGTCCGGTGGGCAGCGTCGAGATCATGCGCGCCCAGGTGGACAAGCTCCTGGAGTCGACGGCGATGCCCAACGTGACGCTCCAGATCGCGGAGTTCTCCACCGGTCACCACCCGGGGACGTACGGGCCGTTCGTGCTCTTCCGGTTCGCCGTCCCCGAACTGCCCGACATGGTCTACAGCGAGTATCTGACCGGGGCCGTCTACTTCGACGCGCGACCGGAGGTGGCCTCCTACCTCGAGGTCATGGACCGCATGGCGGCCCAGGCCGCGACTGCACAACGCACGAAGGAACTCCTCCGGGACTTCCGCAAGGAGCTGTGA
- a CDS encoding DUF397 domain-containing protein, translated as MTPIYNGMPAADLGSEGWYKPWSGGNGGNCVEAMKLADGRIAMRQSADPDGPALIYTHHEIAAFIQGAKAGQADFLLT; from the coding sequence ATGACACCCATATACAACGGCATGCCCGCCGCTGACCTCGGCTCCGAAGGCTGGTACAAGCCCTGGAGCGGCGGCAACGGCGGCAACTGCGTCGAGGCCATGAAACTGGCCGACGGGAGAATCGCCATGCGCCAGTCCGCGGACCCCGACGGTCCGGCCCTCATCTACACCCACCACGAGATCGCCGCGTTCATCCAGGGCGCCAAGGCCGGCCAGGCCGACTTCCTGCTGACCTGA
- a CDS encoding DUF4132 domain-containing protein encodes MYAPPGNAWADSWVRLHGLPFAARAAVELFMIEPHWMQSGPRRYDAWLERLSRARGTHPTEYRRQAADRVRSLLAAADDETYRATVDALSGSRTDAHRRIIAAYLAPSEAEWVAALCADPEATGEQDVALGSLILCTLGSPDQAALFPRITGFDRSPKSIATAAEGIGNSLAPLLAESLRTGYFYGEERRKLARALVEFPTDDAFGALLALADNKQVRPVLLEAMDRFPARALRLLAADTRDRADLPAASASGLLRTHIARHRPLVERVLPTLDDGLAAVVEPLLNPAGRIADAPADALPAVLTAPPWTRQRTATRPVTVTGLTPDEGKAVLWQAGEREEWAATSSWYTRCEAVDDWEQTLDSLRYGLDAADLRPAWVYVHGPEERVAPLLDAWDPTDVWEAADTLKPVAARFGLGALPLLLRVAPRRPSSLAPLLMPYVDARVARLMADWAVRLKSTASVARSWFERHGVRAAPLLVPDAVGKAGAPRRAAEQALLLIAGLHGDAVVREAAEGYGGKAADAVAGLLVADPLERALPAEMPELQQWADPVLLPQIAVASGGALPTESVRHLLTMLALSRPGEPYPGLAEALRVVDPASAADFAWALFEQWRAALLPAEGAWTLRALGVLGDDGTVHRLAPVIRAWPGENAHHRAVEGLDVLAEIGSDAALLQLHTLAQRVRFKALKVRAAEKIDEVAAGLGLTGEQLSDRLVPDLGLDADGSTVVDFGSRTFTVGFDEQLRPYVRDGDGKLRKDLPKPGARDDAELAPAERKRFSALKKEVRAIASDQVRRLEAAMLADRSWTAREFTELFVGHPLVRHLARRLVWLSEADGVTTAFRVADDRGFAGVGGEAFALPEGATVRLPHPLRLGEAVAAWAEVFAEYAIVQPFPQLGRRVCALTEQEAAGHRLTRFEGIKVPTGKVLGLERYGWRRGNPEDNGVERWISKPLGDDRHLVIALAEGIAVGAVDVYPEQTLETVWLDAEPSDYWPGRPHELRFDGLDAVTASELLADLTALTEDAAS; translated from the coding sequence ATGTACGCCCCACCCGGGAACGCCTGGGCGGACAGCTGGGTGCGGCTGCACGGGCTGCCGTTCGCGGCCCGCGCCGCGGTGGAACTGTTCATGATCGAGCCGCACTGGATGCAGAGCGGTCCCCGCCGCTACGACGCGTGGCTGGAAAGGCTCTCCCGCGCACGGGGCACCCACCCGACCGAGTACCGCCGTCAGGCCGCCGACCGGGTCCGGTCCCTGCTCGCCGCCGCCGACGACGAGACGTACCGGGCCACCGTCGACGCGCTCTCCGGCTCCCGGACCGACGCGCACCGGAGAATCATCGCGGCCTACCTGGCGCCCAGCGAGGCCGAGTGGGTGGCCGCCCTGTGCGCGGACCCGGAAGCGACCGGCGAACAGGACGTCGCGCTCGGCTCCCTGATCCTCTGCACGCTCGGCTCACCGGACCAGGCGGCCCTCTTCCCCCGGATCACCGGTTTCGACCGGAGCCCGAAATCGATCGCCACGGCCGCCGAGGGCATCGGCAACTCGCTGGCCCCGCTGCTCGCCGAGTCGCTGAGGACGGGGTACTTCTACGGGGAGGAGCGGCGGAAGCTCGCCCGGGCGCTGGTCGAGTTCCCCACGGACGACGCCTTCGGCGCGCTGCTCGCCCTCGCGGACAACAAGCAGGTGCGCCCGGTCCTCCTGGAGGCGATGGACCGCTTCCCGGCCCGTGCGCTGCGGCTGCTCGCCGCGGACACCCGCGACCGGGCGGACCTCCCGGCTGCCTCGGCATCCGGCCTGCTCCGCACGCACATCGCCCGGCACCGCCCCCTCGTGGAGCGGGTGCTGCCGACGCTGGACGACGGTCTCGCGGCCGTCGTGGAGCCTTTGCTGAACCCGGCCGGCCGCATCGCGGACGCGCCCGCCGACGCCCTTCCCGCCGTACTCACCGCGCCGCCGTGGACCCGGCAGCGGACCGCGACGCGTCCCGTCACCGTCACCGGCCTGACGCCGGACGAGGGGAAGGCCGTGCTGTGGCAGGCCGGTGAGCGGGAGGAGTGGGCGGCCACCAGCAGCTGGTACACCCGGTGCGAGGCGGTGGACGACTGGGAGCAGACGCTCGACTCGCTCCGCTACGGGCTCGACGCGGCGGACCTGCGCCCCGCCTGGGTCTACGTCCACGGGCCCGAGGAGCGGGTCGCACCCCTGCTCGACGCCTGGGACCCGACCGATGTGTGGGAGGCCGCCGACACGCTGAAGCCGGTGGCCGCCCGCTTCGGCCTCGGCGCCCTGCCCCTGCTGCTCCGCGTCGCACCGCGCCGCCCCAGCTCGCTCGCCCCACTGCTGATGCCGTACGTCGACGCCCGGGTCGCCCGGCTCATGGCCGACTGGGCGGTGCGCCTCAAGTCCACGGCCTCCGTCGCCCGTTCGTGGTTCGAGCGGCACGGGGTGCGGGCGGCGCCGCTGCTCGTGCCGGACGCGGTCGGGAAGGCCGGGGCTCCACGGCGCGCCGCCGAGCAGGCGTTGCTGCTGATCGCCGGACTGCACGGCGACGCGGTGGTGCGCGAGGCCGCCGAGGGGTACGGCGGGAAGGCGGCGGACGCGGTGGCCGGGCTGCTGGTCGCGGATCCGCTGGAGCGGGCCCTGCCCGCCGAGATGCCGGAGCTGCAGCAGTGGGCCGACCCGGTGCTGCTGCCGCAGATCGCGGTGGCGTCGGGCGGGGCGCTGCCGACGGAGTCCGTCCGCCATCTGCTGACCATGCTCGCCCTGTCCCGGCCCGGCGAGCCGTATCCGGGGCTCGCCGAGGCGCTCCGGGTGGTGGACCCGGCATCGGCCGCCGACTTCGCCTGGGCGCTGTTCGAGCAGTGGCGCGCCGCCCTCCTGCCCGCCGAGGGGGCGTGGACGCTGCGTGCCCTGGGTGTGCTGGGCGACGACGGGACCGTGCACCGGCTGGCCCCGGTGATCCGCGCCTGGCCCGGCGAGAACGCCCATCACCGCGCGGTGGAGGGGCTCGACGTCCTGGCGGAGATCGGCAGCGACGCGGCCCTGCTCCAGCTGCACACCCTCGCGCAGCGCGTGAGGTTCAAGGCGCTGAAGGTGCGGGCCGCCGAGAAGATCGACGAGGTGGCGGCGGGCCTCGGCCTGACGGGCGAGCAGCTGTCGGACCGGCTGGTCCCGGACCTCGGCCTGGACGCGGACGGCTCCACCGTCGTGGACTTCGGCAGCCGGACGTTCACCGTGGGCTTCGACGAGCAGTTGCGGCCCTACGTCCGGGACGGCGACGGCAAGCTCCGCAAGGACCTGCCGAAGCCGGGGGCGCGGGACGACGCGGAGCTGGCCCCGGCCGAGCGCAAGCGGTTCTCGGCCCTGAAGAAGGAGGTGCGGGCGATCGCCTCCGACCAGGTGCGCCGACTGGAGGCCGCCATGCTGGCGGACCGCTCCTGGACGGCACGGGAGTTCACCGAGCTGTTCGTCGGCCACCCGCTGGTGCGGCACCTGGCGCGCCGGCTGGTGTGGCTGAGCGAGGCGGACGGGGTGACCACGGCGTTCCGGGTGGCGGACGACCGCGGTTTCGCCGGTGTCGGGGGCGAGGCGTTCGCCCTGCCCGAGGGGGCGACCGTGCGGCTGCCGCACCCGCTGCGGCTGGGCGAGGCGGTGGCCGCCTGGGCGGAGGTGTTCGCGGAGTACGCGATCGTGCAGCCGTTCCCCCAGCTCGGGCGCCGGGTGTGCGCGCTGACCGAGCAGGAGGCCGCCGGTCACCGCCTCACGCGGTTCGAGGGGATCAAGGTGCCCACGGGCAAGGTCCTCGGCCTGGAACGGTACGGCTGGCGGCGGGGCAATCCCGAGGACAACGGCGTGGAGCGCTGGATCTCCAAGCCGCTGGGCGACGACCGCCACCTGGTGATCGCCCTCGCCGAGGGCATCGCGGTCGGCGCGGTCGACGTCTACCCGGAGCAGACCCTGGAGACCGTCTGGCTCGACGCCGAACCGTCCGACTACTGGCCCGGCCGCCCCCACGAGCTGCGGTTCGACGGCCTGGACGCGGTGACCGCGTCCGAGCTGCTGGCCGACCTGACCGCGCTCACCGAGGACGCCGCGTCATGA
- a CDS encoding ATP-binding protein, giving the protein MAPGSALIPRLAETGPGTEALRHCFALPARPESVAVARRLTKARLGEWRAGGDTLDAAVLIVSELVTNAVVHTTSARILCELRCLDGRLRVSVQDQGHQPDGPHLGRGADDEHGRGLLLVDSLARSWGSRDAGDGSGRIVWAELPHGSEHSC; this is encoded by the coding sequence GTGGCACCTGGCAGTGCGCTCATCCCCCGGCTCGCGGAGACCGGCCCGGGGACCGAAGCGCTCCGGCACTGCTTCGCGCTGCCCGCGCGTCCCGAATCGGTCGCCGTCGCCCGGCGCCTGACGAAGGCCCGGCTCGGCGAGTGGCGCGCCGGCGGCGACACCCTCGACGCCGCGGTCCTGATCGTGTCCGAACTGGTCACCAACGCGGTGGTGCACACCACCAGCGCACGGATCCTGTGCGAACTGCGGTGCCTGGACGGCCGACTGCGCGTCTCCGTGCAGGACCAGGGACACCAGCCGGACGGACCGCACCTCGGCAGAGGCGCGGACGACGAGCACGGACGCGGCCTGCTGCTCGTCGACTCACTGGCCCGCTCCTGGGGCTCGCGCGACGCCGGGGACGGCTCGGGCCGCATCGTCTGGGCAGAACTGCCGCACGGCTCGGAGCACTCATGCTGA
- a CDS encoding DUF6801 domain-containing protein, whose translation MRVASVAGLALLAGLLSGGGSAADESPGPDGFAAVCGAEDGDTSTVAAAVGVSVDVPATGEVGRPVQPGPATLTVTLSRADLAGLLPEGTEAVVSRAALKVKVAQNGESTVAPWELNAPSTPLSVDGDVALVHSGEVPYVTLSSAGDVDFSVEELTIELRSATTEPDRTAPPLTAVTCRLKEGENGHLATTRVTDGTSAEPSGTPGTPTPPAHGSGRAEEKEISVEPAEAEGDEGPEFCPVEPPEGELDASEAPQPPPGGPVAQTTLPGVFMCANALGLANVQKLNGAMIVNDPGHPALVAVLSTKVISSRQAADPDDPDGNGYYLRIDNLANIKLPDAESTFLTFGFQPVTAKVSFETGPMTISTGNIGYGPHTQFSTVYFKQSLRLHDVKVNGTPLDVGSNCRTEKPFKVVLNGGSAYINVALGGRLDGEVTIPPFSGCGTDGEDLDPLFTAAISGPGNRIFMNQGPTCIPSFPESSYCPPPPAELPGTKPKS comes from the coding sequence GTGAGGGTCGCCTCCGTCGCCGGTCTCGCCCTCCTCGCCGGCTTGTTGTCCGGCGGAGGTTCGGCCGCTGATGAGAGCCCGGGACCGGACGGCTTCGCCGCGGTCTGCGGAGCAGAGGACGGCGACACGAGCACCGTTGCGGCAGCGGTCGGCGTCTCGGTGGACGTCCCGGCGACCGGTGAGGTCGGCCGTCCGGTACAGCCCGGACCCGCGACGCTCACCGTCACCCTCTCGCGGGCAGACCTCGCGGGGCTGCTGCCGGAAGGCACCGAGGCGGTCGTGAGCCGGGCGGCGCTCAAGGTGAAAGTCGCCCAGAACGGCGAGTCGACCGTGGCCCCCTGGGAGCTGAACGCGCCGAGTACCCCCCTTTCCGTCGACGGTGACGTAGCGCTCGTCCACTCCGGTGAGGTCCCCTACGTGACGCTGAGTTCCGCGGGTGACGTCGATTTCTCCGTCGAGGAGCTGACGATCGAGCTGCGGTCCGCCACGACGGAGCCCGACAGGACCGCGCCGCCTCTGACCGCGGTGACGTGCCGGTTGAAGGAGGGCGAGAACGGACACCTCGCGACCACGCGTGTGACGGACGGCACCAGTGCCGAGCCGTCGGGCACCCCCGGGACGCCCACCCCTCCGGCGCATGGCTCCGGCCGGGCGGAGGAGAAGGAGATCTCGGTGGAGCCGGCGGAAGCCGAGGGCGACGAGGGCCCCGAGTTCTGTCCTGTCGAACCGCCGGAGGGAGAACTGGACGCGAGCGAGGCACCACAACCCCCGCCGGGCGGCCCCGTCGCCCAGACAACCCTCCCGGGTGTCTTCATGTGTGCCAACGCGCTGGGTCTCGCCAACGTGCAGAAGCTGAACGGTGCCATGATCGTCAATGATCCCGGTCACCCGGCGCTCGTCGCGGTCCTGTCGACGAAGGTCATATCAAGCCGCCAGGCGGCTGATCCGGACGACCCGGACGGCAACGGATACTATCTCCGGATCGACAACCTTGCGAACATCAAACTTCCGGACGCGGAATCCACCTTCCTCACCTTCGGCTTCCAGCCGGTGACGGCGAAAGTGTCCTTCGAGACCGGCCCCATGACCATCTCCACAGGCAACATCGGTTACGGTCCCCACACTCAGTTCTCCACGGTCTACTTCAAACAGTCCCTGCGCCTGCACGATGTCAAGGTGAACGGCACACCGTTGGATGTGGGGAGCAACTGCAGGACGGAAAAGCCGTTCAAGGTCGTGCTGAACGGCGGGTCGGCGTATATCAACGTGGCCCTGGGCGGCCGTTTGGACGGTGAGGTCACCATCCCGCCCTTCAGCGGTTGCGGCACGGACGGCGAAGATCTGGATCCGCTCTTCACTGCCGCGATCTCGGGGCCCGGGA
- a CDS encoding SCP2 sterol-binding domain-containing protein produces the protein MADNSSGKVTDELAALDFAAVSPEEFARIVKGLSAKQLTEVMHGELRTRVLGEVFGRMKQQFRPEAAGALTALIRWKITGDTEAVYETSIADGTCTVSEGRSEAEPRTTLIMADAEFLKLVSGNGNPVTMFMMRKLKVAGDVGLASGLTRYFDIPKA, from the coding sequence GTGGCCGACAACAGCAGCGGCAAGGTCACCGACGAACTGGCCGCCCTCGACTTCGCGGCCGTCTCCCCCGAGGAGTTCGCGCGGATCGTGAAGGGCCTGTCCGCCAAGCAGCTCACCGAGGTCATGCACGGGGAGCTGCGCACCCGGGTGCTCGGCGAGGTCTTCGGCCGGATGAAGCAGCAGTTCCGCCCGGAGGCGGCGGGGGCGCTCACGGCGCTGATCCGCTGGAAGATCACCGGCGACACGGAGGCGGTCTACGAGACCTCGATCGCGGACGGCACCTGCACCGTCAGCGAGGGCCGCTCGGAGGCGGAGCCGCGTACGACGCTGATCATGGCGGACGCGGAGTTCCTGAAGCTGGTCTCCGGCAACGGCAACCCCGTCACCATGTTCATGATGCGCAAGCTGAAGGTGGCCGGTGACGTCGGCCTGGCCTCGGGGCTCACCCGCTACTTCGACATCCCGAAGGCGTGA
- a CDS encoding acyl-CoA dehydrogenase family protein, producing MSYFSLALTEDQQDLRNWVHGFAAQVVRPAAAEWDAREETPWPVIQEAARIGLYGFESLADMYGDPSGLSLQIANEELFWGDAGIGMALFGTSLAVAGIFASGTPDQLAEWVPQCYGDEDDPKVAAFCVSEPQAGSDVSAMTTKARYDEAKDEWVISGQKAWITNGGIAEVHVVVASVDPALGARGQAAFIVPPGTEGLAASRTIKKLGLRASHTADVFLDDVRVPGHCLLGGKEKLDARLARAREGSTAKGQAAMATFEVSRPTVGAQALGIARAAYEYALEYAGDREAFGRPIIENQSIAFALADLRTEIEAVRLLIWQAAWMARNDRTFDAGQGSMSKLRAGELAVAATEKAVQILGGAGYSREHPVERMYRDAKIYTIFEGTSEIQRLVIARAISGRHIR from the coding sequence ATGAGCTACTTCTCCCTGGCGCTCACCGAGGACCAGCAGGACCTGCGGAACTGGGTGCACGGCTTCGCCGCCCAGGTGGTGCGCCCGGCGGCGGCCGAGTGGGACGCCCGCGAGGAGACGCCCTGGCCGGTCATCCAGGAGGCCGCGCGGATCGGCCTCTACGGGTTCGAGTCGCTGGCCGACATGTACGGCGACCCGTCGGGGCTCTCCCTCCAGATAGCCAACGAGGAGCTGTTCTGGGGCGACGCCGGCATCGGCATGGCCCTGTTCGGCACCTCGCTCGCGGTCGCCGGAATCTTCGCCTCCGGCACCCCGGACCAGCTGGCCGAGTGGGTACCGCAGTGCTACGGCGACGAGGACGACCCGAAGGTCGCCGCGTTCTGCGTCTCCGAACCGCAGGCGGGCTCCGACGTCTCCGCGATGACCACGAAGGCCCGGTACGACGAGGCGAAGGACGAGTGGGTGATCTCGGGCCAGAAGGCGTGGATCACCAACGGGGGCATCGCCGAGGTCCATGTGGTCGTCGCCTCGGTCGACCCGGCGCTCGGCGCACGCGGGCAGGCCGCGTTCATCGTGCCGCCCGGCACCGAGGGCCTGGCGGCGAGCCGGACCATCAAGAAGCTGGGGCTGCGCGCCTCGCACACCGCGGACGTCTTCCTGGACGACGTGCGGGTGCCGGGGCACTGCCTGCTCGGCGGCAAGGAGAAGCTGGACGCCCGCCTCGCCCGCGCCCGCGAGGGCTCCACCGCGAAGGGGCAGGCCGCGATGGCCACCTTCGAGGTCAGCCGCCCCACGGTCGGCGCCCAGGCGCTGGGCATCGCGCGGGCCGCGTACGAATACGCGCTGGAGTACGCGGGCGACCGCGAGGCGTTCGGGCGGCCGATCATCGAGAACCAGTCGATCGCGTTCGCCTTGGCCGACCTGCGTACCGAGATCGAGGCGGTACGGCTGCTGATCTGGCAGGCCGCGTGGATGGCCCGCAACGACCGCACCTTCGACGCCGGACAGGGCTCCATGTCCAAGCTCCGCGCGGGCGAACTCGCGGTGGCCGCCACGGAGAAGGCCGTCCAGATCCTGGGCGGCGCCGGATACAGCCGGGAGCACCCGGTCGAGCGGATGTACCGCGACGCCAAGATCTACACGATCTTCGAAGGGACCAGCGAGATCCAGCGCCTCGTCATCGCGCGGGCGATCTCCGGGCGGCACATCCGCTGA